The genomic interval AGCTGCTGGTTGCGCAGCTGAACAACCAGGACCCGATGAACCCCCTGGACAACGCCCAGATGACCTCGCAGATCGCGCAGATCAACACCGTCACCGGCATCCAGCAACTCAATGACACCGTGAAGGGGCTGGTCAGCCAGTTCGCCGCCCAGCAGCTGATGCAGGGCAGCGCCATGGTGGGCCGCCAGGTGCTGGTGGAGGGCAACAGCCTGGCGCTGGACAGCGAAACCAGCAAAGCGACGGGCGCCTTCGACCTTGCAGGCTCTGCGGCCAGCGTGAAGGTTCAGGTGCTGGATGCCACCGGCAAAGAGCTGGGCACCGTGGACATGGGTGCGCTGCCTGCGGGGCGCTACAACTTTGCATGGGACGCCGCCGGCTACGAGGGCGACAGCGCAGGCCTGCGTTTCAAGGTGCTGGCTGCCAATGGGGAGGTGCCTGTCGCCTCCTCGGCCCTGACCATCGACACCGTGTCCGCCATCAGCATGGACAACGGCACGCTGCAAATGCAGCTGGCCCGCGGCGGCATGACCACCCAATCCGGCATCAAGGCCATTCTGTAATTCGATTCCTCTCAGGAGCACACCATGGGTTTCCAACACGGCCTCTCGGGCCTGAACGCCTCCAGCAAGAACCTGGATGTGATCGGCCACAACATCGCCAATGCCAATACCACCGGTTTCAAGGCCTCGCGCGCCGAGTTTGCCGAGATGGTGGCCGCCTCGATGGGCGGCGGTGGCGGCAACTACGGTATCGGGGTGGAGGTGGCTGCTGTGGCGCAGCAGTTCTCCCAGGGCAACGTCAACGTCACGGGCAACAACCTGGATGTGGCCATCAACGGCAATGGCTTCTTCAAGGTGATGCAGACGGATGGCACCC from Acidovorax sp. FHTAMBA carries:
- a CDS encoding flagellar hook capping FlgD N-terminal domain-containing protein, which translates into the protein MISSVTSSTAPGTAASSKTESATDPAAAQDRFLKLLVAQLNNQDPMNPLDNAQMTSQIAQINTVTGIQQLNDTVKGLVSQFAAQQLMQGSAMVGRQVLVEGNSLALDSETSKATGAFDLAGSAASVKVQVLDATGKELGTVDMGALPAGRYNFAWDAAGYEGDSAGLRFKVLAANGEVPVASSALTIDTVSAISMDNGTLQMQLARGGMTTQSGIKAIL